A single region of the Ptychodera flava strain L36383 chromosome 9, AS_Pfla_20210202, whole genome shotgun sequence genome encodes:
- the LOC139140546 gene encoding uncharacterized protein, translating into MADVEKDDLEETRRVLDELKKRKRILLESKDQLSEDDVMLKSELLQSKGEFHKLKIRYKQLQSKAKFWEVIESGTKENDWPSPSAIDKEIKATKSKFEGVKDDIAMTTEELEELTQTAQTAQEKLEERLQQFEEKLQQIQEKKARFQEVKAKYEHIYGNGKSKGLSPENIDAALENQRKQLDAANQAIAQCGVAMTTLKVQIESLKDEDEAIKQRVEDARLALQKLQQEKQGKDEEVADRIKWCEGVYNLLSHSGRITNPKVEGKCISLEITPLANHCTTLLVQIQYREDTHGQLVMDDVKVNIDTLVLDEIIKIAKETNDVGFVLNEIMHQYDCHAPILGEIEDLRQRYAIDWIDNENVVRLMLADDGHIVCTLTIDKGYPAIGGVTLKNVTGIGKDTQIGNLKPSVSNPSITDWMQYLHEELGDVH; encoded by the exons atggctgacGTGGAGAAGGACGATCTTGAGGAAACACGGAG AGTTCTTGATGAGTTGAAAAAAAGGAAACGCATCTTGCTGGAAAGCAAAGACCAGCTTTCTGAAGATGATGTCATGCTGAAGTCAGAACTCTTGCAGTCAAAG GGTGAATTTCACAAATTGAAAATCAGATACAAACAGCTGCAGAGTAAAGCTAAATTTTGGGAAGTCATCGAGTCAGGTACAAAGGAAAACGATTGGCCATCTCCATCTGCCATAG ATAAGGAAATTAAAGCCACTAAGAGTAAGTTTGAAGGTGTTAAAGATGATATTGCCATGACAACAGAAGAGTTGGAGGAATTAACGCAAACAGCACAGACAG CACAAGAGAAGCTTGAAGAAAGGTTACAACAATTTGAAGAGAAATTACAACAGATTCAGGAAAAG AAAGCCAGATTCCAAGAGGTGAAAGCCAAGTATGAACACATCTATGGCAATGGCAAGAGCAAGGGGTTGTCTCCTGAAAACATTGATGCAGCACTTGAAAACCAG agaaaacagcTTGATGCAGCAAACCAAGCCATAGCTCAGTGTGGAGTTGCTATGACCACGCTCAAAgtacaaattgaaagtctgaaaGACGAGGATGAAGCCATCAAGCAGAGAGTGGAGGATGCCAGACTGGCACTGCAGAAACTACAACAGGAGAAGCAGGGAAAAGATGAAGAGGTGGCGGACAGAATTAAATG GTGTGAAGGCGTCTACAATCTGCTCAGTCACTCTGGGAGAATTACAAACCCCAAGGTTGAAGGTAAATGCATCTCTCTGGAAATCACACCATTGGCAAACCACTGTACCACGTTACTGGTTCAAATCCAATACAGAGAAGATACACACGGTCAGCTTGTAATGGATGATGTCAAG GTGAACATTGATACCTTGGTGTTGGATGAAATAATCAAGATTGCCAAAGAAACAAATGACGTGGGCTTTGTACTCAATGAAATAATGCATCAGTATGACTGTCATGCTCCCATTCTTGGAGAGATAGAGGATCTCAGACAACG ATATGCCATTGATTGGATAGACAATGAGAATGTAGTTCGGCTGATGTTGGCAGATGATGGCCATATTGTGTGTACACTGACTATTGACAAAGGCTACCCAGCTATCGGTGGTGTtacattgaaaaatgtaactgGAATAGGCAAAGATACACAGATAGGAAATCTCAAG CCATCAGTTTCAAATCCCAGTATCACAGATTGGATGCAGTATCTCCATGAAGAACTTGGTGACGTACACTGA